A single Cryptococcus deuterogattii R265 chromosome 2, complete sequence DNA region contains:
- a CDS encoding zinc finger protein, giving the protein MSHIQVPFPDASPLPSPTALSTASSDDVYPAISYPDHGGESTNNTPRASSGNISSQPSREVSSSSAAVRDTLLPIQPMPDSLLLKHTLSALDASATTLKRFSKSVLAYAAVVHTLSEQLEKAEDDLFGAVGELGRWLETGYGVQTDRQKSGVWDQDGIRKVNREKRRREREEMNVRVEQGLKDVKAHLKRRGLAGGGAQTKYESSAKQFYHATGAYLAPQSPTLPSHTQQTSGSLVHTSGNLQPAHDMAQAVRLAQWDLTRYTHHSALLSAVPPSSEECLNLLVGLYGWVASMLNEQPGVVEGMDEDAMAAIQQSSHVRPHQLRRPSTPAQTNQQLKSTLSSCLSQLSSTRARLLLAWARRDDQTRLLQEAAARRQIEYESTCTDGPSGIKLGEGLGLGNIGSGNAMASVSSSGVEHKKLKKHKFGRSMGRLKDFLSPSSSSHSVSTISPVPERPSRASFDGLMRSDRRNEGITRISTTGIVKLPTHSEVLDQPIIVTSPTLVSSTAASTPTLITSPLSALTTISPTPTVPYPSGASSMPPLPPPKEYVRPYMSTRHSVQMPSGDYISPFIASTSASGSSDYDASLHLPSPFESSPDLHLSVGSGDKVRHSMDSSRPVSGIGYSRTSPNPSMASISPHPVPNIGLGHPTAAAIPGTIGMGVGGVGGLGAGGDEDELREEAGRKKEGVLWGLGTWEGLTKGSGSKGKWEKYWVVLDHSSIYEYRDSMGPPGGAHAVIDLKFASVREGRGTGRRFVFEIVTPSQGRRLYQATSDQEMKQWLYAICNAIESCINGTSTVRTIDHAKARGPSGAYDDHALPTRSKYNLGFSTRNLSLGLVPLVQTGRKSMPPTPVEAVSGEARTRKTSFKKVLKQSGERFTNAMIGGTSHANLATSIDQPPGKAKRNSFGGLEVPRPTFGRASSRQSLPASAPDRLPLQQQFNQLLPAISTPPGAKSSWADNDIESRVLKMAGLGLGASPPSRSGGRHGALPLAESPSSAKRRVKSEAIRKSHSNKHKIGQYHGEGMTRSKSDDGSKMLAEDLADDKKELKRIAAEEGNARCADCHGGMKASRWATISLHNTPIVLFLCIRCIGIHRSLGTHISKARSVDMDNWTLEQIALAREWGNIRGNAVWEATRGDEELRPNGPEEMKEFIKQKYVEGRWLRPEDRPRFGFGPKI; this is encoded by the exons ATGTCACATATCCAGGTACCATTCCCGGACGCATCCCCCCTCCCAAGCCCCACCGCCCTCTCAACAGCTTCCTCAGACGATGTCTATCCTGCCATCAGCTATCCAGATCACGGCGGCGAGAGCACCAACAACACTCCCAGAGCCAGCTCAGGCAATATATCATCACAACCGTCAAGGGAAGTTTCTTCAAGCTCGGCCGCCGTGCGAgatactcttcttcctatcCAACCTATGCCAGACTCTTTACTACTCAAGCACACCCTTTCAGCTCTAGATGCATCAGCCACAACTCTCAAACGTTTCTCAAAATCAGTTCTAGCTTATGCCGCCGTTGTGCATACTCTATCCGAGCAGCTTGAGAAAGCCGAAGACGACTTATTTGGTGCTGTCGGCGAATTAGGACGGTGGCTGGAGACGGGATACGGTGTGCAAACAGATAGACAGAAAAGTGGTGTGTGGGATCAAGACGGAATTAGGAAAGTGAACCGAGAAAAGCGacggagagaaagagaagagatgaatgTGAGGGTTGAGCAGGGTCTGAAAGACGTGAAGGCTCATCTGAAAAGGCGGGGTCTcgctggtggtggtgctcAAACCAAGTACGAG TCATCAGCCAAGCAATTCTACCATGCCACAGGCGCCTATCTCGCCCCACAATCGcctactcttccttcacatACTCAACAAACCTCTGGATCTTTGGTCCATACGTCTGGCAATCTTCAGCCTGCTCATGATATGGCTCAGGCTGTGCGACTGGCCCAGTGGGACCTCACTCGGTATACACACCATTCTGCTCTACTATCTGCTGTCCCACCCAGCTCAGAAGAGTGTCTTAACCTCCTTGTCGGGCTTTACGGCTGGGTTGCCAGTATGTTGAACGAGCAGCCTGGCGTAGTTGAGGGGATGGACGAAGATGCGATGGCTGCTATACAGCAGTCATCACATGTACGACCCCATCAGCTTCGCAGACCGTCTACACCTGCCCAAACTAATCAACAATTGAAGTCTACACTTTCCTCTTGTTTATCACAACTGTCGAGCACCCGAGCTAGATTGCTCTTAGCATGGGCTCGAAGGGATGACCAGACTCGACTCTTGCAAGAGGCCGCTGCAAGACGACAGATCGAATACGAATCGACATGCACTGATGGGCCATCCGGCATCAAACTGGGTGAAGGGCTTGGACTGGGGAATATCGGCAGTGGAAATGCAATGGCCAGtgtttcctcttctggaGTGGAGCACAAGAAGCTAAAGAAGCACAAGTTTGGTCGATCTATGGGTCGTCTAAAAgatttcctttctccttctagTAGCTCTCACTCTGTCTCCACCATTTCTCCAGTACCCGAAAGACCTTCTAGAGCCAGTTTTGACGGCCTCATGCGAAGCGACAGGCGGAACGAGGGGATTACACGAATATCAACAACAGGCATTGTCAAGCTGCCTACGCACTCGGAAGTGCTTGACCAACCAATCATCGTCACTTCCCCTACCCTCGTCTCCTCTACCGCCGCCTCCACTCCGACGCTCATCACTTCTCCTCTGAGCGCGTTAACCACAATCTCACCCACGCCTACCGTCCCATACCCTTCAGGAGCCTCCAGTATGCCCCCTCTCCCGCCTCCCAAAGAATATGTCCGTCCTTATATGTCAACCCGACACTCTGTCCAAATGCCGAGTGGTGACTATATCTCCCCTTTTATCGCCTCTACCTCGGCATCTGGGTCAAGCGATTATGatgcttctcttcatcttccgtcGCCGTTTGAAAGCAGTCCTGACTTGCATCTCAGTGTTGGCTCAGGTGATAAAGTGAGACACAGCATGGACAGCTCTCGACCCGTAAGCGGTATCGGCTATTCACGTACCAGCCCCAACCCAAGTATggcctccatctccccgcACCCTGTGCCCAACATTGGTCTTGGGCACCCGACTGCAGCTGCTATCCCTGGCACAATAGGTATGGGTGTTGGTGGTGTGGGCGGGCTAGGTGCAGGAggggacgaggatgaattgagagaagaagctggaaggaagaaagagggtGTTCTATGGGGATTAGGGACGTGGGAAGGGCTGACAAAGGGGAGTGGATCAAAAGGCAAATGGGAAAAGTACTGGGTCGTTTTGGACCATTCAAGTATCTACGAG TATCGGGATAGTATGGGTCCGCCTGGAGGAGCGCATGCGGTGATCGACCTCAAGTTTGCAAGTGTGCGTGAGGGAAGAGGTACAGGTAGGCGATTCG TGTTTGAGATTGTCACCCCTTCACAAGGGCGGCGACTATATCAAGCGACCTCTGACCAGGAGATGAAG CAATGGCTCTATGCCATCTGCAATGCTATTGAGTCATGTATCAACGGCACTTCCACTGTTCGTACTATAGACCATGCCAAAGCTCGGGGACCATCAGGTGCATACGATGACCATGCTCTCCCCACCCGCTCCAAATACAATCTCGGATTTTCCACCCGCAACCTAAGCCTTGGGTTGGTTCCACTCGTTCAGACTGGCCGAAAGTCAATGCCCCCTACGCCCGTGGAGGCAGTCAGCGGAGAAGCGAGGACTAGAAAAACGAGCTTCAAGAAGGTGTTGAAGCAGAGTGGAGAGAGGTTTACGAATGCCATGATCGGCGGTACAAGTCACGCCAACTTGGCGACTTCCATTGACCAACCGCCCGGAAAGGCGAAACGCAACTCATTCGGTGGCCTTGAGGTCCCTCGGCCGACATTTGGGAGAGCTAGCAGTCGCCAAAGTTTACCCGCCTCTGCACCTGATAGACtgcctcttcaacaacaatTCAACCAGCTTTTACCTGCAATTAGCACTCCACCCGGAGCCAAGTCCTCATGGGCGGATAACGACATTGAAAGTCGTGTACTGAAAATGGCTGGTCTCGGTCTAGGcgcctctcctccttcgcgCTCTGGGGGCAGACATGGAGCCCTCCCTCTTGCCGAAAGCCCAAGCAGCGCGAAACGTCGAGTCAAGAGTGAAGCCATCAGGAAATCTCACTCAAACAAGCACAAGATAGGTCAATATCACGGTGAAGGGATGACAAGGTCAAAGAGTGATGATGGGTCGAAAATGTTGGCAGAGGATTTAGCGGATGATAAAaaggagttgaagaggattgcagcggaagaagggaatgcGAGATGTGCGGATTGTCATGGTGGGATGAAAGCGAGTCGATGGGCAACCATCA GTTTGCACAATACCCCTAtcgttctcttcctctgtatTCGCTGTATCGGTATTCACAGATCCCTGGGAACTCATATCTCCAAAGCACGAAGTGTCGACATGGATAACTGGACCCTGGAACAGATCGCTCTCGCCCGAGAGTGGGGTAATATCCGAGGAAACGCTGTATGGGAAGCAAccagaggagatgaggaactAAGGCCGAATGGGCcggaagaaatgaaggaatTTATCAAACAGAAGTACGTTGAAGGGAGATGGTTAAGGCCAGAGGATAGACCGAGGTTTGGGTTCGGTCCCAAGATTTAA
- a CDS encoding DNA clamp loader has protein sequence MPTSPKRSHSEKDIPVPPSTSSTPTSLSPNPLAPPTPVQPPSTRPVTRRQVLTRSRSTSYNMSSLGTTTRRNSTLSASSSVPNIRSPPGSLIGNGDGVGLGITIPSRSRTTSTGMLLRTQSTPMLSTASHASFKAVVAAAGSDGCVEKTEKDCFDRKRLGRGKENIPPKKDEENDDNAPRKRLRMTSRGSFSDASGRRRSGSVVSVRSGTSGGRHGSLAPSTSSSSISSWGTGRFPSPSPSDASFGTSISDPPTPCRALRRLSSSSEVLETPTKSRVNQATCLLTPPPSSPDLTAEGAADFKLTREANPYKRLKAALRLSTISGYTDNEVIIGREEEKTAISQYLIDEKNDKDVGMYVSGPPGTGKTALVTAFGRQKAEQGWRVVEVGCMGLKINDVWPRLGDELGCGKTEQEVTEFVKLASSQTLIILDEVDSLMPPAPSTAPPATSHLFAKLFSLPFGSPNTKLIAISNTLDLTVRARLVLPNGLQPSVLPFKAYDAPEMTNIVNARIANANVRDIKIDSTTMTLLGRKVEAQNGDLRMCLGVLGSAISLAEAEWIKRRSQAADDPSKQVPMIKVAIPHLMKALTSYTAQLRASAGSSAGSTSAAGKKIKSVQLQGKMVLVAILVYLARSRAGMNGCPALGPSASPSGAPATGSDIPAAALYTTYSYLLSHSSSPFPPAAESDYQDLLSNLETLGLISLPFGSGKGTNMGPNKLVLCVREEEVKEGMGLMEGQDKGVAEEEVKRVWEREEAKIQRLKQRLERASNHDH, from the exons ATGCCCACTTCCCCAAAACGGAGTCACTCCGAAAAAGACATCCCtgtccctccttccacttcctccactcctACCAGCTTGTCTCCTAACCCTCTTGCTCCTCCCACGCCCGTGCAGCCACCATCTACTCGTCCCGTCACACGACGTCAAGTGCTGACGCGCTCGCGCTCAACTTCGTATAACATGTCCTCTCTTGGCACGACTACCCGTCGTAACTCCACTTTgtcagcttcatcctctgtcCCCAATATCCGCTCACCTCCTGGCTCCCTTATCGGCAACGGGGATGGCGTCGGCCTTGGCATTACTATTCCTTCTAGGTCGCGTACAACGAGCACAGGTATGCTTCTGCGAACACAATCTACGCCTATGTTGTCTACGGCATCGCATGCTTCCTTCAAAGCCGTAGTCGCCGCTGCTGGATCAGATGGATGTGTTGAAAAGACCGAAAAAGATTGTTTCGACCGTAAGAGGCTAGgtagaggaaaggagaataTTCCTcccaagaaggatgaagaaaacGACGATAACGCGCCGAGAAAGAGGCTTAGGATGACTAGTCGAGGTAGCTTCAGTGATGCATCTGGAAGGCGAAGGAGCGGTAGTGTTGTCAGCGTAAGGAGTGGGACGAGTG GCGGCCGACATGGTTCATTAGCTCCTTCcacgtcctcttcttccatttcttcttgggGCACTGGCcgtttcccttctcccagTCCCAGTGATGCTTCCTTTGGTACCAGCATCTCTGATCCCCCGACCCCATGTCGTGCCCTCAGAAGACTGTCTTCCAGCTCAGAGGTGCTTGAGACTCCGACCAAGTCACGCGTCAACCAAGCCACTTGTCTGCTCACTCCtccgccatcttccccgGATCTCACGGCTGAGGGCGCGGCAGACTTCAAACTAACTAGAGAAGCGAATCCTTATAAACGACTCAAGGCCGCTCTTCGCCTTTCTACCATCTCTGGATATACCGATAACGAAGTGATCATCggtcgagaagaggagaagactGCTATTTCCCAATACCTTATagatgaaaagaatgaTAAAGATGTTGGAATGTATGTGTCAGGCCCTCCAGGAACAGGGAAAACTGCTTTGGTCACTGCCTTCGGCAGGCAGAAGGCCGAACAGGGATGGAGGGTGGTTGAGGTGGGTTGTATGGGTCTCAAAATCAATGACGTGTGGCCAAGGTTAGGTGATGAATTGGGTTGTGGAAAGACGGAACAAGAGGTGACAGAGTTCGTGAAACTGGCTTCGTCGCAGAC CCTCATTATTCTTGACGAGGTTGACTCACTCATGCCGCCAGCTCCTTCGACAGCGCCTCCAGCTACTTCTCACCTTTTCGCCAagcttttttcccttccctttggTTCGCCTAACACAAAGCTCATTGCGATCTCCAATACTCTCGATCTCACCGTCCGAGCCCGTCTTGTCCTTCCTAACGGTCTTCAACCATCCGTCCTTCCTTTCAAGGCCTATGATGCACCAGAGATGACCAACATCGTCAATGCCCGTATCGCTAATGCCAACGTCCGAGATATCAAGATTGACTCGACGACAATGACACTCCTCGGTCGGAAAGTCGAGGCCCAGAATGGTGACCTTCGAATGTGCCTTGGAGTCCTTGGTTCGGCTATCTCTCTCGCCGAGGCCGAATGGATAAAAAGACGCTCCCAAGCAGCCGATGATCCCTCCAAGCAGGTGCCCATGATCAAGGTTGCTATTCCACATCTCATGAAAGCCCTGACATCGTATACTGCTCAACTCCGTGCTTCTGCAGGCTCATCTGCTGGTTCGACTTCTGCAGCTGGCAAAAAGATCAAATCGGTTCAGCTGCAAGGCAAGATGGTACTTGTGGCAATATTAGTCTACCTAGCCCGTTCAAGGGCTGGTATGAACGGCTGCCCAGCTCTTGGCCCCTCTGCTTCGCCATCTGGGGCCCCTGCAACTGGGTCCGACATCCCGGCCGCCGCACTTTATACTACATATTCCTACCTCCTTTCtcattcatcctctccctttcctccagctGCGGAAAGTGATTACCAGGACCTACTTTCCAATCTTGAAACGTTGGGATTGATCAGTCTTCCGTTCGGTTCTGGCAAAGGGACTAATATGGGGCCGAACAAATTGGTGCTTTGCgtaagggaagaggaagtgaaAGAGGGCATGGGCTTGATGGAAGGACAGGATAAAGGTgtggcagaggaagaagtcaaaCGTGtttgggagagagaggaagcgAAGATTCAACGGCTAAAGCAGCGATTAGAGCGGGCATCGAATCATGACCATTAA
- a CDS encoding periodic tryptophan protein 1: MSGTLISSLVWVPRGRAAERPKRYQLDEDEIERVGKLGGPGVLEQLKSEMAAVEDGEEMEGGDDEGDWEDEDEEDGNEKAENDDDDDEKMDEDKEPEKPFDPNDLSAFKMEEYDEEESKGVAMGAFANIKGLTYYRDNEEDPYITLKEDAEDNEDEELTLVPTDSMIISARTTSDLSSLDFHVYADVDENLYAHHDLMLPAFPLCVEWLDFAPGPDANGAAPEGAKSGNYVAVGSFDPSIEIWDADLVDGLYPCAILGPSPSLEKPEAKPLGTGKKKRKQMVQPAANADYHVQPVLSLSWTPNHRNLLLSGSADGTIKLWDLTRESPMGAMRSWDKVHGGEKVQAVEWNRSIVGGLDKVCLSAGYDRTVKVWDGRAVDEAIGVQVASDIECVRWDPWEPYSFYVSLENGLILSYDSRVLSSSKSSPLTTSSAKSSGFLTTAQPKFTLSAHDGPASALDINPHIRGCILTAGMDKTVKIWNIQDEESEGIPGRKREINLATSRDLGLGRVFAARWSPDPETPLTVAAAGSKATLQVWDVASNPGARKAFGERLRRHGRELGEIKKSGGIVAVDGGEEEESEGEE; encoded by the exons ATGTCTGGCACACTTATCTCTTCTCTAGTATGGGTCCCTAGAGGTCGCGCGGCGGAGAGACCCAAAAGGTATCAGCTCGACGAAGACGAGATCGAACGTGTAGGCAAGCTCGGTGGGCCTGGTGTTCTCGAACAACTCAAAAGTGAGATGGCGGCtgtggaggatggtgaagagatggagggcggtgatgatgaaggggattgggaagacgaggatgaagaagatggtaatgaaaaggcagaaaatgatgatgacgacgacgagaagatggatgaagacaaggaaCCCGAGAAGCCGTTTGACCCTAACGATTTATCGGCTttcaagatggaagagtacgatgaagaggagtcTAAAGGTGTTG CGATGGGTGCATTCGCCAATATCAAAGGTCTGACATATTATCGTGACAACGAGGAAGATCCATACATCACTCTCAAGGAG GATGCCGAGGACaatgaggacgaggagctTACTCTCGTCCCTACAGACTCTATGATCATCTCTGCCCGAACGACTTCCGATCTCTCATCCCTTGACTTCCATGTCTATGCCGATGTCGACGAGAATCTCTACGCACACCATGACCTTATGCTTCCTGCCTTCCCGTTATGTGTAGAATGGCTAGACTTTGCTCCTGGCCCCGATGCCAACGGTGCTGCTCCCGAAGGCGCCAAGTCCGGTAACTACGTCGCTGTCGGCTCTTTCGATCCCAGTATTGAAATATGGGATGCCGACCTCGTTGATGGTCTTTACCCTTGCGCTATTCTTGGCCCATCACCCTCTCTTGAAAAGCCGGAGGCAAAGCCCCTTGGTACCGGTAAGAAGAAGCGCAAGCAGATGGTGCAGCCTGCTGCCAACGCCGACTACCACGTCCAGCCCGtgctctctctttcctggACACCCAATCACCGAAACCTGCTCCTTTCCGGTTCTGCCGACGGTACCATCAAACTTTGGGACTTGACTCGTGAATCACCCATGGGTGCTATGCGCAGCTGGGACAAGGTCCACGGTGGTGAAAAAGTTCAGGCTGTGGAATGGAACAGGAGTATCGTCGGTGGTTTGGACAAGGTCTGCCTGAGTGCTGGTTATGACAGGACGGTCAAGGTTTGGGATGGGCGAGCGGTGGACGAAGCCATCGGAGTGCAGGTTGCTAGTGACATTGAGTGTGTCAGATGGGACCCCTGGGAGCCTTACTCTTTCTAC GTTTCTTTGGAGAATGGTCTTATTCTCTCTTACGACTCTCGTGTgctttcatcctccaaatcatcaCCTCTTACTACCAGCTCCGCCAAATCCTCTGGTTTCCTTACTACCGCTCAACCTAAATTTACTCTCTCCGCGCACGATGGTCCTGCATCTGCTCTTGATATCAATCCCCATATCCGTGGTTGCATCCTTACTGCAGGCATGGACAAGACTGTCAAAATTTGGAACATCCAAGACGAGGAATCTGAAGGTATCCCTGGCCGCAAGAGGGAAATTAATCTTGCCACCTCACGAGACCTTGGCCTTGGTAGGGTCTTCGCTGCGCGATGGTCGCCTGATCCCGAGACACCGCTTACCGTTGCTGCGGCCGGTAGCAAGGCGACTTTACAAGTGTGGGACGTGGCCTCCAACCCGGGAGCAAGAAAGGCCTTTGGTGAGAGGCTGAGGAGACATGGACGAGAGTTGGGTGAGATCAAAAAGAGTGGTGGTATCGTAGCTGTTGAcggaggtgaagaggaagagtcggagggggaagagtaG
- a CDS encoding thymidylate synthase gives MTATINDQDKIERSNPDHEEYQYLDLIKQIINTGEVRPDRTGTGTVALFAPPSFRFSLADNTLPLLTTKRVFLRGVIAELLWFVSGCTDAKVLSSQGVGIWDGNGNKEFLEKVGLGHRREGDLGPVYGFQWRHFGAEYTDADGNYKGKGVDQLQRVIDTIKNNPTDRRIILSAWNPKDLPLMALPPCHMFCQFYVSLPPADSPNSKPKLSCLMYQRSCDLGLGVPFNIASYALLTHMIAHITDTEPHEFILQMGDAHVYRDHVEPLKTQLEREPREFPKLKWARSKEEIGDIDGFKVEDFVVEGYKPWGKIDMKMSA, from the exons ATGACGGCAACAATCAACGACCAGGACAAGATTGAACGATCCAACCCGGACCACG AGGAATATCAGTATCTTGATCTCATCAAGCAAATCATTAACACAGGAGAGGTTCGACCAGACCGTACCGGCACAGGAACCGTTGCGCTCtttgctcctccttctttccgcttTTCGCTCGCTGACAacacccttcctcttctgacgACCAAACGCGTCTTCCTGCGCGGTGTTATTGCTGAGCTTTTATGGTTCGTTTCTGGCTGTACCGACGCCAAGGTGCTCTCTAGCCAGGGTGTAGGAATCTGGGATGGTAACGGAAACAAAGAGTTCCTGGAGAAGGTCGGGCTTGGCCACAGAAGGGAAGGTGACCTGGGACCTGTATACGGGTTCCAGTGGAGACATTTTGGCGCCGAGTACACTGATGCCGACGGTAACTACAAGGGCAAAGGAGTGGACCAATTGCAAAGGGTGATCGACACCATCAAAAATAATCCGACTGACAGACGGATTATCTTATCGGCTTGGAACCCAAAGG ATCTCCCCCTAATGGCTCTTCCACCCTGCCACATGTTCTGCCAATTCTACGTCTCGCTTCCTCCTGCTGATTCACCCAATTCTAAGCCGAAACTTTCTTGTTTGATGTATCAGAGGTCTTGTGACTTAGGTCTTGGTGTCCCATTCAACATTGCGTCTTACGCCCTCTTAACCCATATGATTGCCCACATTACCGACACTGAGCCGCATGAGTTTATTCTACAAATGGGAGATGCGCATGTGTACAGGGATCACGTTGAGCCATTGAAGACGCAACTAGAAAGGGAGCCTAGAGAGTTCCCAAAACTGAAATGGGCGAGGAGCAAGGAGGAAATTGGAGATATAGATGGTTTCAAGGTTGAGGACTTTGTGGTTGAGGGATATAAGCCATGGGGGAAAATCGACATGAAGATGTCT GCGTAA